Proteins encoded together in one Papaver somniferum cultivar HN1 unplaced genomic scaffold, ASM357369v1 unplaced-scaffold_117, whole genome shotgun sequence window:
- the LOC113329502 gene encoding MATH domain and coiled-coil domain-containing protein At3g44790-like — protein sequence MEVDESVGMLSEAVTPTKDIYPYQAPTQAGELTGVIEDVAEAIVSGAAKQIKFPGAGQLYEKGNRCKEVVLDGKYEDVGGFGVLKTQASLYKEIWLKYGHIASNQVLTYFYKSQVVVVSEIMASIVEMNRYRLEEVSPETIESWENAVKVAEKLEFNIGWLCERLEDIKKNFAEGKKLQETLMEQVQARVIEAEQQLVFAKEQVSALETKISQIMETQRQRVLQVL from the coding sequence ATGGAAGTTGATGAGAGCGTAGGAATGCTTTCTGAAGCTGTGACACCTACAAAAGATATCTACCcatatcaggcgccaacacaagcaGGTGAACTTACAGGGGTAATTGAAGATGTAGCTGAGGCCATAGTTTCTGGTGCAGCAAAACAAATCAAGTTTCCAGGTGCTGGCCAACTATATGAAAAAGGTAACCGCTGCAAAGAAGTTGTTCTGGATGGGAAATATGAAGACGTTGGAGGGTTCGGGGTCCTGAAAACACAAGCGTCCTTGTATAAAGAGATCTGGTTGAAATATGGGCACATTGCTTCCAACCAAGTTCTTACATATTTTTACAAATCCCAAGTAGTAGTTGTCTCTGAAATAATGGCTTCCATTGTGGAGATGAATCGCTACCGTCTCGAGGAGGTTTCTCCAGAAACGATCGAGTCTTGGGAGAACGCAGTAAAAGTGGCAGAGAAACTTGAATTCAACATTGGCTGGCTTTGTGAGCGCTTGGAGGATATTAAGAAGAATTTTGCTGAGGGGAAGAAGCTCCAGGAGACATTGATGGAACAAGTTCAGGCACGAGTTATTGAGGCTGAGCAGCAGTTGGTCTTTGCAAAAGAGCAAGTTTCTGCCTTGGAAACTAAGATTTCTCAAATAATGGAAACTCAAAGACAGCGCGTTCTACAGGTATTGTAA